ACCGGTGAAGACTGGATCGAGCTGAACATGCACGGCAAGCGCCCGAAAGCGGTCAACGTGCGCACCGCGCCGTACCCGGCGTTCCCGACCGACATGCAGGCGCAGTTCATCTCGCTCAACGCCATTGCCGAAGGCACCGGTGCCGTGATCGAGACGATCTTCGAAAACCGTTTCATGCACGTCTACGAACTGCACCGCATGGGCGCCAAGATCCAGGTCGAAGGCAACACCGCCATCGTCACCGGCACTGAAATCCTCAAGGGCGCGCCAGTGATGGCGACCGACCTGCGGGCTTCTGCCAGCCTGGTGATTTCGGCCCTGATGGCCGAAGGCGATACCCTGATCGACCGCATCTACCACATCGACCGTGGTTACGAGTGCATCGAGGAAAAACTGCAGATGCTGGGCGCCAAAATTCGTCGCGTTCCGGGCTAGTCGCTGCATTGGGACACAGGGAAGTGTCCGTTGAATTCGTTTCGATCGGGGGTGGTGACGCCCTCGATGTATGTCCGGCGCCGATTGCGACCGGGCATGAGTACCTTGATAAGGACTGACGTTTCCCATGTTGACCATCGCACTGTCCAAGGGCCGCATCCTTGACGACACCCTGCCGCTTCTCGCCGAAGCGGGCATCGTGCCGACCGAGAATCCGGACAAAAGCCGCAAGCTGATCATTCCCACGACCCAGGAAGACGTTCGCCTGTTGATCGTGCGCGCCACCGACGTGCCGACCTATGTCGAGCATGGCGCGGCCGACCTCGGCGTTGCCGGTAAAGACGTGCTGATGGAATACACGGGTCAAGGCCTGTACGAGCCGCTGGACCTGCAGATTGCCCAGTGCAAGCTGATGACCGCCGGCAAGGTCGGTGCCGTCGAGCCCAAGGGCCGCCTGCGCGTCGCCACCAAGTTCGTCAACGTCGCCAAGCGTTACTACGCCGAGCAGGGCCGTCAGGTCGACATCATCAAGCTGTATGGCTCGATGGAACTGGCGCCACTGATCGGTCTGGCCGACAAGATCATCGACGTGGTCGACACCGGCAACACCCTGCGTGCCAACGGTCTCGAACCCCAGGAACTGATCGCCACGATCAGCTCGCGTCTGGTGGTCAATAAAGCTTCGATGAAAATGCAACACGCCCGAATCCAGGCGTTGATCGACACACTGCGCAAGGCAGTGGAGTCTCGACACCGCGGCTGATGTACCTGCGCGACGTTGAGTCGCGCCCGTCTATCCGCCTCATAGCCAGAATCTCAGGTGCCCAAGCGGAAACGACTGCTAAGTTAGGGCGCCTGAGTTTTTGCCATTCCTATGAGGCTCTCGCTATGACCGCACCGACTGCAATTCGCCGACTCAACGCTGCTGACCCGGATTTCGCGCATCATCTGGATCATCTGCTGAGCTGGGAAAGTGTGTCTGACGACTCGGTCAATCAGCGGGTGCTGGACATCATCAAGGCTGTGCGCGAGCGCGGTGATGCGGCGCTGGTCGAATTCACCCAGAAGTTCGACGGCCTTGAAGTCGCCTCCATGGCAGACCTGATCCTGCCGCGCGAGCGTCTGGAGCTGGCCCTGACCCGCATCACCGCTCCGCAACGCGAAGCGCTGGAAAAAGCCGCCGCCCGCGTTCGCAGCTATCACGAAAAACAGAAGCAGGACTCCTGGAGCTACACTGAAGCCGACGGCACGGTGCTGGGCCAGAAAGTCACGCCGCTGGACCGCGCCGGCCTGTACGTGCCGGGCGGCAAGGCGTCGTACCCGTCGTCGGTCTTGATGAACGCGATTCCGGCCAAAGTTGCCGGCGTCACCGAAGTGGTGATGGTGGTGCCGACCCCGCGTGGCGAGGTCAACGAACTGGTACTGGCGGCGGCGTGCATCGCCGGCGTTGACCGGGTGTTCACCATTGGCGGCGCCCAGGCCGTTGCCGCACTGGCCTACGGTACTGAAAGCGTGCCGCAAGTGGACAAGGTCGTCGGCCCGGGCAACATCTATGTGGCGACTGCCAAGCGTCACGTGTTCGGTCAGGTCGGCATCGACATGATCGCCGGTCCGTCGGAAATCCTCGTGGTGTGCGACGGCCAGACCGATCCGGACTGGATCGCCATGGACCTGTTCTCCCAGGCCGAGCACGACGAAGACGCCCAGGCGATTCTGGTCAGCCCGGACGCCGAATTCCTCGACAAGGTCGCCGCGAGCATCGACAAACTGCTGCCGACCATGGATCGCGCCACCATCATCGAAACCTCGATCAATGGCCGTGGCGCCCTGATTCACGTGCGTGACATGGCTCAGGCCATCGAAGTCGCCAACCGCATTGCGCCGGAACACCTTGAGCTGTCGGTCGCCGATCCGCAGGCCTGGCTGCCGCAGATTCGCCACGCCGGCGCGATCTTCATGGGCCGCCACACATCCGAAGCGCTAGGCGACTACTGCGCAGGTCCGAACCACGTGTTGCCGACTTCCGGCACTGCGCGTTTCTCCTCGCCACTGGGCGTGTACGACTTCCAGAAACGTTCGTCGATCATCTTCTGCTCCGAGGCCGGTGCTTCCGAACTGGGCAAGACCGCCTCGATCCTGGCTCGTGGC
This genomic window from Pseudomonas kribbensis contains:
- the hisD gene encoding histidinol dehydrogenase, which codes for MTAPTAIRRLNAADPDFAHHLDHLLSWESVSDDSVNQRVLDIIKAVRERGDAALVEFTQKFDGLEVASMADLILPRERLELALTRITAPQREALEKAAARVRSYHEKQKQDSWSYTEADGTVLGQKVTPLDRAGLYVPGGKASYPSSVLMNAIPAKVAGVTEVVMVVPTPRGEVNELVLAAACIAGVDRVFTIGGAQAVAALAYGTESVPQVDKVVGPGNIYVATAKRHVFGQVGIDMIAGPSEILVVCDGQTDPDWIAMDLFSQAEHDEDAQAILVSPDAEFLDKVAASIDKLLPTMDRATIIETSINGRGALIHVRDMAQAIEVANRIAPEHLELSVADPQAWLPQIRHAGAIFMGRHTSEALGDYCAGPNHVLPTSGTARFSSPLGVYDFQKRSSIIFCSEAGASELGKTASILARGESLSAHARSAEYRIKDEVKGN
- the hisG gene encoding ATP phosphoribosyltransferase, whose protein sequence is MLTIALSKGRILDDTLPLLAEAGIVPTENPDKSRKLIIPTTQEDVRLLIVRATDVPTYVEHGAADLGVAGKDVLMEYTGQGLYEPLDLQIAQCKLMTAGKVGAVEPKGRLRVATKFVNVAKRYYAEQGRQVDIIKLYGSMELAPLIGLADKIIDVVDTGNTLRANGLEPQELIATISSRLVVNKASMKMQHARIQALIDTLRKAVESRHRG